One region of Seriola aureovittata isolate HTS-2021-v1 ecotype China chromosome 15, ASM2101889v1, whole genome shotgun sequence genomic DNA includes:
- the LOC130182478 gene encoding uncharacterized protein LOC130182478, with translation MISETEWKEALTSSLEELESPQYRKMLEMLDKIPTSVKTERSREEMARIIIEHYGLEGSISVIDNVMDQIPRRDERVQGRLRLFVEKLRQKQKEETKGKKRKRKSDLKSKDNKKEAAAGFMKNGIISDSDSSDEEQEADQQKSCKSDKENIPSWRETINDLRNSDGLFQKPVAGKIVQKSCLRSYETKEKVKRFFFYVAVADETSCIKVMVYGEERFEKIKEKNFYIFKNVKMEMFDRSNEKVLKVFKYSTVSRTTRVDVPEKLEVEAQTLIYRHSPIFSIAKAKLFDDKTLVSVEGTVTKIDRVEHVKLKTKRGKKEKRDFILKDDTGSIRITLWGNDTQQLRDKSHGDFVRVTNMKTSVYFDLVSLNSTDHTSILKIPNDEVLNVTLKIIGITVTKMETHLEAETNDQVETFFVESKLLAKAVGVRLDGDFEERLLQKMPFSADVVLQGSKINKITASEKM, from the exons ATGATTTCAGAGACAGAGTGGAAAGAAGCCCTGACCTCcagcctggaggagctggagtcACCACAGTACAGAAAGATGCTGGAAATGTTGGATAAAATCCCCACAAGTGTGAAGACTGAAAGGTCCAGAGAAGAGATGGCCAGAATAATCATTGAGCACTACGGATTAGAGGGTTCCATCTCTGTAATCGATAATGTAATGGATCAGATCCCGAGGAGGGACGAGAGAGTCCAGGGCCGGCTGCGACTCTTTGTGGAGAAACTGAGGCAGAAACAGAAGGAAGAGACGAAGG ggaagaagaggaaacgCAAAAGTGACTTGAAGTCAAAGGACAACAAgaaagaagctgcagctg gGTTTATGAAGAACGGTATCATAAGTGACTCCGACTCCTCGGATGAGGAGCAAGAGGCTG ATCAACAGAAGAGCTGCAAATCTGACAAG GAGAACATTCCCTCTTGG AGGGAAACCATCAATGATCTAAGGAACAGTGATGGCCTCTTTCAAAAACCCGTAGCTGGGAAAATTGTGCAGAAATCTTGTCTGCGCAGCTATGAAACTAAAGAGAAGGTGAAAAGGTTCTTCTTTTATGTGGCGGTTGCTGATGAGACAAGCTGCATTAAAGTGATGGTTTATGGAGAAGAACGCTTTGAAAAAATCAAGGAAAAGAATTTCTACATattcaaaaacgtcaaaatggAAATGTTTGATCGCTCTAATGAGAAAGTCCTGAAAGTGTTTAAATACAGCACAGTGTCGAGGACGACCCGTGTTGATGTTCCAGAGAAGCTGGAGGTGGAAGCTCAGACGCTCATTTATCGCCACAGTCCTATTTTCTCCATCGCAAAGGCCAAATTATTTGATGACAAAACATTAGTGAGCGTTGAAGGAACTGTAACaaag ATCGATCGTGTTGAACACGTCAAACTGAAAACCAAACGGGGGAAGAAAGAGAAGCGGGATTTCATCCTTAAAGACGACACAGGTTCCATCAGGATCACCCTGTGGGGCAACGACACCCAGCAGCTCAGAGATAAATCACATGGAGACTTTGTCCGAGTGACCAACATGAAGACCAGTGTCTACTTTGACTTGGTGTCGCTGAACTCAACTGATCACACCAGCATTTTGAAG ATCCCAAATGATGAAGTCCTGAATGTGACGTTGAAGATTATAGGAATCACAGTCACCAAGATGGAGACTCACCTGGAGGCAGAGACTAACGACCAGGTGGAGACATTCTTTGTGGAGTCTAAACTCCTGGCAAAGGCGGTTGGTGTCAGACTGGACGGAGACTTTGAGGAAAGGCTCCTTCAGAAAATGCCCTTCTCAGCAGATGTAGTATTACAAGGAAGCAAGATTAATAAAATCACAGCTTCtgaaaagatgtaa